The genomic segment aaaaaagaaaaggagagaaagaggtgcGACTCCTCACCTTTCCTCGCATCGCTTTGGtgcctcacaaacacaaatttagAAACCTCAACAAGGAGACATTGATTTTATCACGAGGGATGTGACTGTGACCTTCAGTTCATTCCCTATGTAACCACACGCTCCACAGCTCCATCGCAGCAGAGACGCAGATGATCTTTTCTGAtttgaaaagtttattttagcAATATTACAATAGTTTGATACAAAAAAATGCAACATCTTACAGGCAAAGTTTTATCAAAGTGTGAATTTGTTGTTATTGGAGTTGGTCATTGTCGATTAGTGCAGATTTAATAGTTATCTGGAGGTAAAGATGAGATGAATAATGGAAATGTGCGCCATCATTTCACCCACTGATCATGGCTGCAGAGCGAGGAAGCATGGAGCGTGTTGCTAGCAGCTCTGCTAGCCTGGTTACCATGTGTGACTCATTGCTCTTGTATGCTCCACTCCTCTTTCCTAACCGCACTCTCCCTCGTCTCTCTGCCTTCCTCTCTCGTTTGCTCTGCCTCCAATGCTCCCACCATGTTCACTCCCACTCGTACTCACTCGATAACTTGTTTGTTCTTCCCTTTCTATTTCTCCATCCATTTCCCCCCTTTTCTTCATCAGTGCACTGCCTCCACTGATTCCCACCCTCTGTCTGTTCCATCTTTCCTATCTCTCCCGTTTATTTGTGGTTTTACACAGTAATGCTGTTAAGCTGCATCTGTTGAATTTCATCTTTGGTCTTGAGCTGTTAACACCCAACTCCACAGTTGCTCAGCAACTGAAAATACATCTTCTCTTTTTAATAGTTCAGGAATTTGAGGTCATGTGCTACTACATCAGTCACATTTCTAGTCTTTGAACTGCTGAGAAACATTTTGTACTGGAGTtatagaaataacaaatttacaAAGAACGTCAAGTGTGTCTCAGCCGAGATACAAGGTAGCatagtgtgtgcgtgcacacaTGTGTTTGTCGGAAAGGATGTGGAATCCAGTGCTGCTAATTTAGGAATAAATAATGCCACTGAGAACAGGCAGCTGTCTTTGTAGTGCATTACaggaacgcacacacacacacactggggtccAGCACTCAAAGGGCTGGGTGTGGTGAATGAACAAAACCAGGGACTCAGTCACATTGTGCACACCAAATCTTAAACATGCAGTCACATGCACTCAAAATCGAGGAAGCAGAAATTCAGTCTCTTAATTTTGGGTTAAAGTCATGTAAATACATAAACTCACACGACTGTGTACATTTTTTGATTAgtattttaaatttaacatacacacataccaTACATAAATAACTTCATCATTCTTTCAAGAAATGATGGATATGACCGTTGACTTTGTTAAACACTTTGCTCCTCACTTCAATTGGATTTAGTCTATTTCAAgacatgtttgtatgtgtgttgtcACCTAGCTTAGTCACAATAAGGAAGTAGTAAACACGTCACATATTCAAAGCCAACTGGTGGCCTTTCTctgtatgtctgtgtccctcagtgtgtgtaGATATTCATGCTGCAACAGTGATGCTTGCTCTGCTATAGCTGCAGGACCTAGGCTGAGTTCACACTAATAcgttttagtttttaatatgaATTCCTGTTTCTATGTTTACGTTTGGCGCCCACACTCCTCCTGACTTTCTGAGCACTTAAAACTGAGTAGTTGGGAAAAGCTGCTGGCCAAGTTTTAGTTTGGCAACTCAGTGGCTGTATTTGAGGATTGACTGACAGAAACGGACATGATATGAAACAATGACACAGTACCCTGCATTCACTTACTGAACGTGTCTTATAAGACACAATTCCACGAGCTGTGATGAAACCCAAACATTGCTAACCCTGCTCTTAGTTTTCACCATTGCTGTTTCTCATTCGTGGTAGCTTCTGCTACCAAGCAACCAGCTGCAGGGTAGAcagtctgcttcctgtttacagtgGCACACACATGCCTAGTGTATGTGAATGGTAATGTGTTCCCACTTTCATGTCTGGTACAGAGCTTGAACGCTTGTTTGGTTGGATTGTTCAAGTTTTAAAACACCATTTTAAACTATAAAGTATCAGGTTTAGCTCTAAGAACAGGGTTGTTTGCGTTTGTATTTGGCGACCTTTCCTATGGttgcacaaacagaaaaagctGTCATTTGTTAATCtgtaatatgaaaatattatgGCCAGCACCCATAAAATTTACAGAGCACATCCATTGTACACAGAGAGGGAATCATTCAGTCTTTCGATAGTCATGCAGATAGTTTTGGTCTTCTAATTTTGGTCTTCTAGTGTTGTTCTCTAGTGTTGGTCTTCTCTGCAGAGATTTAAAATATATGTCTCCTTTTATGCTATGGAGATCACagcattaaaaatatataattaagaaaatcaacaacaaaagtattacacaatccCATAATTGTTTTAACAGTTTTCTTAATATTGCGGGTTAGGGCATTTTCAACATTTACTGTGAGTTTGATGGAGAAAGATTTGGACATATTTAGGACCTTAGCAAAGGTATGAGAGCCATTCTTGTTAAGGCAGGTGTTGATTCAAGCTTTATGGAGGCGGTAGTTTATGTTTTTGTCCACCatgtaaaggccaatttatgcttgtacgtcttttctaaaacagacagataagaccgccctatccgtcgtggaacgccctctccgagcgcctcggagagcttttcgtacacctctgatttttctaactgtccgtcttcatgtcggagagcccacggagagcccttggctgtgattgttccgcgaacgacatcatttccctacgacgtcatttccctacgacgtcatttccggacctcaaacttcctaccacgtacagtggtcggcgaggaataaattaaaaagactctttgccccccgtggagccctctccgagaaacggatacgtagaagcatactggagcctttagacCGACGCAGCCCCATGTGAGAATTAGCTGTCTTAAAGGCCCTGCTACTTATTGTGTTACTCATGGGTAAATaacaggagagaagaaaaaggggATGGAAAAGACTAAAAGACTGGATGATAGTGTATGAGCGTGAGACGGGCATCAAGCCCGGAAAGCCTGTGCTCCAGGGAGATTAGAAAGGGAGGGGAGTGGCAAAGAGGGACAGCagaggggagggtgagggagcAAGGACGTGCAGAAGTGTGTCGAAAAAGGGAAGTGGTAGAGGAGAGGATTAAAGAGGCTGGAGAAAATTGATGGTAGCTTGACAAAACCAGAAGAGCAGTGTGAAccatcaaattaaaacaaacggGCGATTCTTAAATCACataggaggaaaggagggaaaaaagcaGAGGGTGTGTGGGAGCAAGAGACAAAAAAGTGGGAAAACAACCCTaaagacacaaagaagagaGATGCAGTGGAAActgaagacaaaaaacaaacaggggaCAGTTGGAGACAGTCAAAGAGGCATGACAGAGGCAGAACAGAACAGTCTTTATCTCAGGATCAGTGGCTCTACAGGGTACTGATGCTCAGGGGGGGAAAAACTCAGTCTAATTAAGCACTTTTCAATACCAGCTTGCTTGGactgattgtttgttttgaaactgTTGTTACATTAAAGCTGATACAACTAGATTAATCAGTCAACTGTTTAGAAGATCTGAATGTTTATAAGTAAAGAAATACCCAGAAATTGCTGGTTCTAGATtctctgatgttgttttttatatattactACGCTAATTAGGGCCCCAGCAACAACATTGCgaaggccctattgaaactgaTTCATGTAAATCAATTGCATTTTTtagggcctagacatgctcaaaaactCACCAAAGTTGGcagaaaattcaaaaatttactGACTAtgacaaaaatgtattcaagttTTAGTGTACGTCACttggtgtgaccgtggcgtggcgtctaAGTATGATGATTTGCCAAAAAAGAGGGATCTATAcgaactcctctgtgcattgtcaAACCAGCCTCAAACCTCTCTCACACGATCACATTCTTGgcctgatcagatccatatgtcaatattgactcaacgacacagcgccacctgctggcgacaggaagtgacatgttttatccTTTGATGCACTGTCCCTGGCTGCTTAACAGTATACAGCTCATCCTTCCTTTAACCTTCCACCAGAAGTTAACCCAAACTGAGAGATCGTAACGCTGTGATTAACTCAAGCTTCAGCTGTAattcacagggggggggggggggggggggttgttctcCACTGTTGAGTACCCTACTTTGAGTGGACGGAGCAGTAAGTGGAAAATCACTACTGTGAggtgtgtctcctctgctgctgcctcaacATAGCTGCTACGCTGTGTGGAGCAACTCAGACACAGCATGGGATCTAATTGCAGGAAGTACTTGTTTATTAAGGACGGTATAAGGAAGGCACACGGAGCCGTTTCGCCCGGTCCCTGTTCCCCTTCCCCCGCTGCCGCATCAGGTCCCGAGATCGCAAGTTCTTGGGCCTGCACATTGCTGCTAGCAGACCTagttatattttagtttttcgaTTGTTAATGAGTTAATCCAGTAATGTCAATATTTCCCCTAAGGCTCTGGGAAATTGGGATCAGCCTTTTTCACATTCATCTCACATTTCACAGAATATGAatcaacaataataaaacatttcttcttttcagatatgcactgaactctggagatcctCTGCATTTTCTCAGGAGACGTGTATGTGTGAGCAAAAATGTGCGAGTGAGAGCCTCCACAGTTTTTCTGTGGGATTTCTCCGCCTGGCCCCCTAGTATAAAGTCAACAGAAAGTCTGCTAAatctgatgtgagaacacagcaggggatcccttGCTGGattctctgtgagtgtgtgggtggtgCGATACACCTAGAGGACACAGGGGACGATCAAGATAGTTTTTGGTGATAAAAGATGTCACTGGTGTCGATGTGCTCTAAACAAATTATACAGAACATGGTGATACCGATATGTCTGAGAAAGGCTCATTTCGGCCAACATTCAACCAATTAAACCAGATAAACTGTCCGGCACTAATTATGTTATTTGCTGCAACTGCTGTACGGCCACTCCAAGCACTCAGCGTTACAAGCACTGTACTTTATGCATTTGGGTGCTGTGCTTTTATCCCTTACACTCCTTGAACTCAAAAATGTTATCACACACCTCCAGCACTCGCACCCTATCTCCACCTTGCACTAACATTTGCTTTAGAAAATGATCCTCAAATTGGAACAAGGAGGAGCTAGGCGCCACCTCTGTATAATCTCTACCCCGTCCTCTGCTTTTTCTCACCTTCTATGCAACCTTTCAACAATAACACCTTTACTTTTCCCTCTttgtcttcctgtctgttttcccatctttctctctcccatGACGGCCTCTGCTCATCCTCGCTCTACTTGCTCCCCActatgtgtttgtcttttttccgAGGTAAACTGTTCTCTTATGGTTGTTGGCCTGTTTCCCAATCTCTACATTCCCTCTGCGTGGCCTTGGGTTGCTGGTGAGCGGCACCAGAAGAATGCTCATTCGGCCCTTCTCCCTCTCAGATTCTGCCAAACTCTAAATACCAACAACCAACGAGGAAGACATATTGGTTTACTCACATCCtaggtatttttttaattactgaGCCTCAAAGGTCACCGTTGTTTTCCTTCCAGAAACGTAAAGATGTTAAATCAGACCAAACTCTAGTAGTTTAACTCTAACATCTTTAAcaatgtcttttgtttttatagcgTTACTTACAGCTCTttcataactttatttacagCAATATTTTCCCTTGTGTCGCCTTAAGTTAATGTTGAGCATTGGCTGATAGGAAAAGCCTGTGATAAAAGATGAGAAAATTACACCAAAAGCTAACACAAACTGAGAGATCGTAAAGCTGTGCTTAACTCAAGCTTCAGCTGGAATTCACAAGGGTTTGTTCTCCACTGTTGAGTACCCTACTGTCAGTGGAAAGGGGCAGTAAGTGGAAAATCACTACTGTGAggtgtgtctcctctgctgctgcctcaacATAGCTGCTACGCTGTGGTTCGAAGCAGCTCAGACATAGCATGGGATCTAATTGCAGGAAGTACTTGTTCATTAACGACGGTATAAGTGTAATTGTTGTCTTACagtcatgaaaataaaaatatttcaattGATTCCCAAAAGACGCAAACATCTCAACATCTATATACTAATCTATACACTAAAGGGTGAATGGACTTTAATCATATTTTCATGGATTTTTTCCCCTCAGCAAATGAAagctaaatataaaagtaaGAATCTGAGCATCCACACCCATGcgatcacatgcacacagggaCGTACGTTATAGAGAAACCCTGTGGTAAAAATTGAAGAATAACTCTGAAATTAGAAAGAGGTTGAAGCTTTGAGGCTTTTACATGTGAAGTGAAATCGTTATTATGCTTCTCGTATTATGGCTCCATTAGAGCACTTTGTACCCATCAACATCGGATCAAGTATCTCTGTGCATCTGAGTGCGAGCGAGTCGGAGAAGCCATTTAATGTCGATGTAAATTGAATCAGATATGCTGTGTGCTTCACAGGGCATGGACGTATGTACTGTATGAGTGAtgagtttgtctctgtgtgtttaaatcCTGTGAGTGCCcctcagaaaacacagaaagactAAATGTTGCATCACACCTCTGTTGACTTTGTTGGCCAGTCTGAGCCAGTTTGGAGTACTGTAATAAGCTGTGTATCATGCACACATAAAATGTGATTACCATTATAAGAAGATTTTATCTGCTCCATGATAGCACAACTCAAGCATTATGAAATAGCAGGCCACATGAATGCATCAGTCAAACATGCAGGTTTCAATCCCCTTATTACTTATTAGGGTTGTTGCTACAGTAACCAAGAAGCCTCCGTGTAAAAGTCATTAATAACGACATTGTTGTTGATATCACTGTATTTCTCTCCACAGCTAAACATCCTCAAGCTCCAAGATGTCAAAGATCTGTGCTTTGGTGTTGATGACAcgtgagtaaaagtcttaacaAGTCTTAAAGTGTAATTTTTGGTCACTAAGTACAAAGGTTCTGTTTGCTCCACCTCCCTCATTATGAGGACATTCTGCCTGAGGGACCTGCTGTCATCAGCATGTTGCTGGCAGATGAGCCATGTGAAAATGCAGCAGAAAAATATTCACAACAAGCAAGTGGGAATGTTTATaatgtttctaacatgcaacGTCATGCAAACAAAACCACTGCTTTCTTCAGTGGCATTTATtcatcatgtcctgcctcctacaTGCCTTAAATaagtaattattataataacacattttatctAAAGGCGTCGTCCACAGCACTCAAGGTCCCTTTACAAAACAATGTATCAAAACGATCAATAAAATTAACATGTGGAAAACAATCAAACTGAATATACCAGTTTAAAAAGATGGGTTTTGAAACGGAttagatggagagagagtcaATGTTACGGACGTCTGGTGGGAGGGAGTTCCAGAGGCCGGGAGTAGATAACCAGGTGcctccccccctcacctgaatgttctggacattttcctgctgttgtgaacgcatctgtCCTGAACTTCTGCTGACTTCTTCATTTGTGAAAGGCAGACTTATAAAACACAGAGAGgtttataaaatatcttgaaacatATGTTGATTTCCAGTGAACATATCAGAGACGTAGGAGGTGTTTAATacattcacatttttattcCTCTGTGATTCTATCTACCTGACACTTGAGTTTACCAGTGTTTTCTGTCAAATTAAAGTTGGATGagagctgagctgctgcagtgtcatttaaatgaaaatgaattgtGTGCATATCAACCTTGTTAACTGATTCAACAACAACAGATAATCTTTTTCAGTCCAACCTTCATGAACTGGGATAAACAGTTTAACAGATAAACAGTTCCTCAGGATGTATTTCACCAtggttaaatgtgtgtgtctctgttttggACTTTCTTTTACAGTCGTGTCCCTGGTGTCGGCAGAAGAAGAGAAGCGTACGTAAACTGACTGTTCACTTTCATGAATAACCTTAACTAAAATGATGCAGCTACCTtcaaaaaataattttcttcaCATGTTTGATTAAAATCAAGTGTAGTGTTTGTTTTAGGTTGAAATGTATTGACCTCATTGTCAGCTGTGTTAATCATTACTGATAGAATTAAACTAGGCGATTGTGTACATTCCTCTCACTTTGTACCTTGACTTTATCATGTCAATGTTTGATGTGTGGATGTTTCTGTATATCCCCATCACACCAGATTTTCTCTAATGCTCTACTTTTTCTCTCCTTACAGCGGAAGACGACCCATTTACTTTTGGTAATgcattgttttgttgtctttgttatttttcgatttttattatttataagttaATGGGAGATGATATCTGCCATCACCATCAGCAGTAATATTGTAATTTCCTTGATGTTTTTTCAATTGTGGTGTAATCTGGTTTAAGCTTGTTTTGGTTCCTTGTCTAATGGTGatgatgtgtttgtgcagacTACCACAGACTGCGTGTTGGAGGCCTGATTCTAGCTGCTGTCCTCTGTCTCATTGGCATCACCATCCTGTTCAGTAAgatgcagatcacacacacacacacacacacacacacacacacacacacacacacacacacacacacacacactcaggccggGTTTGGGCAAAACCTTTGAAATGTTATTCAGGTTGGGGCCAGGTTTGGGAGTGACATTTGAGTTTGGGTCGGGTGCGGTCACATTGGTTGGGCTATTTACCAGATTTTTACATCGGTTgggctcagacacacacattcacagacacacaagtcaTAAACAGACTCAAATGCAAGATCATGTCAAGAAAATcagtgcttcttttttttctttattttaggtGGCCACTGCAGATGCAAGTTCAACCAGGACAAGAGGTAACAATTCATACAGTTAAACATGGAAAATTGTGAATGTATGAATAAATTAAAGTAGTATGTATGACCAGGTTAGCACAGATTGTGTAGTTTTCATCAACATAATTGTACTAGATGAAATACTCTCCTCATACTCTCTATTCTCTTCTTTttgcaggaggaggacaggaagcaATGCTCAGCAGATGCTCACTGACCAAGGTAGCACATATTTACCAAGCAGTAAACCCATCTTTTACCTAAGTAACTGTTTTTGGCGTAAGACTTTATCCCCAGCCAACCCCTCACCAACCAAGACCATAACTACATCAACATTAATTCTCTCCCTGAAACCCTGTTTTCCCTTGTTAATATGTTAGCATAAGACCACCTCGAGAAAACGTTTACATAAGCCATTTGCGGACATGACCTACGGGaaaaatccagagaattggcCACGGAGTTTACCCGCAGTCTGCCTTTCACACTTGCACAACAAAGACatgaggtggagcagctgggtgcagctgacagagacaggaagtgatgtatttaCTCTGCTGCTGAcatcacagtttatttttttacacagaCACCGTGgttggctcttatcaccacaagctctcttgacatcgttgtctgtgtcttctaagCGTGTGTCCCCGCCTTTTCACATTtgtatcctttttttttttttcattttagagGCGTCATCAGCCGTGAAAGGTTAAAAGTCACGGTGAGCTCATATCATTGTGAATGGATTATGTCAGGAATACGCGGAgggactgaaactgcactggttggcatAGGCTTAGAACTTCAGGGTGACAGTTCTATTTGTAGTCAGTTTACTGCAAATGTCAACAGAATAGACCCTCATATTTAACCTGCTAAAACCAACATTTATTACAACTAACCAGATGTTCTGAACAGATTCTTCCACATTATCTCCCATTTCTTTGTACACATACAACTGTAGCATTTTTCCATTGTAAACATTCAGGATTTCCTCACCCTGTTTGCGTCCTGCTCGGGTCTGAAGTTATATTTGAACACTGtccatctgtttctctgttaaCTGGCCGTacgtcacacacactgacattgtATGGAAAACTCCCATAGTGCTGGAATGAGATGCCATGGACCTCGCTGTTCAACAGGTGGTGGGACTCTGGGGGTCTGGCAGGCGTAAGAGGGAGGGACGAGAAGGGGGGTGGTTTGTGTCAGAAACAACAGCCGTAAACAATGCCCTTGAGGGTTTGACCTTTACAATCAAAACACCCATGTCTTTTTGCTCCTAAGTTctaattttattcattttttgccTCTAGGCTCAAACTCATTTAACTCCTGAAGATAAGATAATGCTAGAAAACTGGAAAACTAAACCAGTTTGATTTAAGCATTGTTGCAGATAATATACACAGGTGGCCCGCATGGAAaaacccagtgtgtgtgtgccttgtgTAAGCAACTCAGCAGGAGCCTACAGGGACATACTGCACACTTGTAgacgcgcacacaaacacacacacagacacacacatatgtttgtACAACTATCCTAGTGAGAACACTCATTAACATAATgtattccctagccccttaacCCAACCTTTACCATCAAAAGTAAATGCCTAACCTAAAACCATATCTTTACCCTGAAACAGACCTTTAAAGGTGGGTCGGTAAGTGAGGACCGAACAAAATGTCCTGacttttcccaaaatgtcctcactctatAGGTTGTgggctcaaaatggtcctcacatcTTTGGGatcactcacacaacacacacacacacactcacatcgtCCCCTTTCCACCACATCAGAGACTGGAAGGTTATTAACTCTGTCTCATTTTCCACGTAAGATCGAAAATTGCTACACTGAACTCTTTTGCTATCatgaatatatatgaatataacgtgaatatattgaaaaaatagaaaataaagaaaatacatgaaTATATTTCCCAACTAATACATGATATATCACACCCTTATAAATATTCATACATGTAAAATAAAGTTACAGCTTTAAATAGTAGCAAAAATTACGGCTTGTATCACATATTCACATATAACATGATTTGttctttaaattcaaattagAGGGAAgtaatgttaaaaaatgtacagtaatatatatgttttatttttttaataacctGGTGTATTGTATAATTccgccatccatccatccactatCTTTACTGCCTCTCCTTTGAGGGGcacagtgggagctggagccaattcCAGGTAACAGTGGGCAAGAGGCCGGGTTCACTCTGGACCAGTTGTCACCGAACCACAGGgcccaacacacagagagaaacaagcgTGCACTCACTTCAACACTTCTTGTCAATTATAGATTAGGTATAAATTAACCTAATCCCAATCTGCATGtatttggactgtgggaggaagcaggagcaAACCATGGTGACATGGGGAGAACATGTAAACTCCACCCCCATATCGTCTTGGTGTTGGAATTTTGTTGATGATATTttgattgtgatttgtgaatatagggATTTTCAAGCAGAAAATTGAACTACATAGTTAAAACTCACTCtcctatctgtgtgtctgtgtgactgtccAGGTCGTTCCTGCGAATGCTAGAGTTCGATcagaacacacactgacttcCCAAACCTGCAACCAAGAGATAACaagaaggaggagcagcagcgattTTTATGTCACCCAATGAGAGGCTTCTCTtggttttttcattttgtttttttatctagaGAGATCAACAGGGAGTAGTCTTGTGCATAGCTGCTGTGAGGTGTGATGCTTGCTGCCTGATTCGCTACTGTCCTGCAGCCTGCACCTCCACACAAAgccacacttacacacatgGTCACTGTAACTTTCATCTTCAAGTGACTTCACACAACAGCCCCAATTTATTaccaaaaaaaaagcaaacaagtgTCTACATGCTGTAGTTCTTGTCTCGTGCTACTTTTGCTGTCTGTAATGTCTGTGTATGGTAAACATTGATGTAGATATTAGTCGCTAACCGTGACCAAGCTAACCCGCTGTCCATTCTGTCATgtcatatatatacacaatcaATGTGGCCACGGTAGTTCAAGATAAACTGTGGAGTCTGATGTTTAGCTTTATGGAGGAGTTGTAGCGGATTGCACTGTTCAGAGATACAGAAAGAATCTGTCATGTTTCTATAAAAGACCTGTTGAAACGACTGTGAGTGGTGGActtttctgtgagtgtgttgtgtttcactGTGAGCCCCTGAAGCTTGACTTTTCGGAAATTTGATGAACGCTTTTAAGATATTGTATTAATAATATACTTTTCAATATCAAGTCGATTTTTTCAAACTGATCATTGTTGAGTGATTCCAGGCTATATCCAATCTATCCATCATAACTGGACCCCCGCGTAGCACTACAAGTGGTCAGCCAATACGCCCCAGTAAACCAGGCCCATTCCAACTGTATCAAATCATAATGTTTAACTAATGACACTGATTCACAAACATAGGTATCAGCATCAAAGTCTGCCAGTAGGAAAACTTATTTTACAGATCATACAATTTGGTTTTTGATTCTAGGCTCTATATACACAGCTGTATTTGTGTCATCTTTTATTGGTAGttatttatgataaagtttATGGTCAAAACTAAAATTATCAAGCCTGTTACATTTCGTTGTCATAAAATAAAAGTAGATAAACTACATTGAAATTCCTTTGTCAAAATGAGACAcctaaaataatgaaataggcaataatataaatacaattttactaAATAAAAGTATTGAATATACACCTCACTCACTTCAGACAGTAATATTATTTAAAGAGACgtggatatatatatacaatttataGTATACTACCATTTAGTATCTTCATAAGAGTGTGACAATTACAGCTTAAGAATCATTGCCATATAGTGACCAATATACTGGTATTGTCGTTTTTAATCCTTAATATTGGCATTAATCCCCAAAATATTGATC from the Limanda limanda chromosome 11, fLimLim1.1, whole genome shotgun sequence genome contains:
- the LOC133014020 gene encoding phospholemman-like, which codes for MSKICALVLMTLVSLVSAEEEKPEDDPFTFDYHRLRVGGLILAAVLCLIGITILFSGHCRCKFNQDKRRRTGSNAQQMLTDQGRSCEC